The DNA window TTTTTATTTAATTGTTATTCATATTTATTATTAGTTCGCTACGATATTTACGTTTACTGTAACAGCATCACCTGTAGTTACACCTAAGAAACCTGGAGTTTCCATACCGTATTCAGACATTTTTAAGCTTTCAGACCCAGTAATTTTATAAGAATTACCATTTTTTTCTACGTTTACAGTAATGTTAACGTTTTTAGTAACACCTGCGATTGTTAATTTACCAGCTACGTTGCTTTTTCCTACAGGTAAAGAAGCAGCAGTGAAAGTAATGTTAGGATTTGCATCTGCTTTTAAAGCTTTATAAGCTTTGTTGTCCATCATTTTACCTTTTTCACTTTTTAGGTTTTTACTAGCCATTACAAATTTTACATTAGTAATAGCATTACCATTTACAGTACCAGTGAATACTGCAGATGTAGAAGTCATTGTCCAATCGTGCATTGGAGATGTTCCGTTTACTGCCACTTTAAAAGATTTTCCAGTAACGCTTTGTGCATAAAATACAGCTACTGCTAAAAGGGAAAGTAAGATAAAAACGCGATTAATTGTTTTGGCTAAATTTTTCATATTTTTATTTTTTTTAAAATTTTATTATGAATTATTGAATTTTAACAATACAAAGATATGCTTATATTTTAAATAATTCCTAAAATTTTCTAAAATATTTACATGATATTTGTCAATTAGCTTATATTGTTATGAAATTCATAATAAAAAGAACTTTATATCTGATTATTATCATAAAATATGACATTGATATATATTAAATTAATAAAGAAACTAAAGGACCCTTAAGGATTATTTGAAAATTACCAATAAATAATGAATTATTACCAAAAAAAAAGAGAACTCTGTTAAAGAGTTCTCTTTTTGTACCCAGTGCCGGAATCGAACCGGCACATCTTTCGATACTAGAGTTTGAGTCTAGCGCGTCTACCAATTCCGCCAACTGGGCATTAAAAATTGGTGGTGCAAATATAGAATATTTTTATTTTAAAAAAAGAAAATTTCTAGAAAATATTTTCTTAAAACGCTATTTCTAGTCCATCATATGCAGGATGAACATTCTCTGGCGTCATCGCTTCTATCTCGTCATGGAAGCCAAATCTATTGCTAATATGAGTAAGATATGTAGTTTTGGGTTGTAGTTTTTCTACCAATTCTAGAATTTCAGGTAATATATAATGTGCAACATGTGGTTCATCTTTTCTTAAGCAGTTAATAATAAGAACATCTAAATTTTTCAATTTTTCTTGTTCTTCTTCCGAAATGAAACTGGCATCAGTAATATAAGCGAGGTTTTTGAACTTATAACCTAGAATTGGTAACTTATAATGTATTACTTGAATAGGAGTAATTTCTGTGTTTTCTATAATAAATGGTTTATTTCCTATTTCTGTGATTTCAAAACTCGGAGCGCCAGGATATTTGTCTTCTGTAAAAGCATACGGAAACCTATTTTGAATCTCTTTTCCTACTCTTGGCAAACAATAAATAGAAATATCTTTTCTTTTTTGGAAAATAATAGGGCGTAAATCATCTAAACCAATAACATGGTCATTATGTTCATGCGTAATTAATAAGGCGTCTAAATTGCTTTCTTGGTTGGTGAGCATTTGTTGACGAAAATCTGGACCACAATCAATAAGAATCTTTTTTCCATCATCATCCGTAATCATGACAGATGACCTTAGTCTTTTGTCTTTAGGATTAGTAGATAAGCAAACAGGATGAGTAGATCCAATCACGGGAATGCCTTGTGAAGTGCCAGTTCCTAGAAATTTCAACTTCATTTTTGGGTTTTTGTGAGATTTTGGTAAATTTACGCAAAATTTTATTCATGTCTGTAATTAAGCAATATCTTACTCCCAAGCAAAAGGCTTTAGCCATCAATTTAGACCCTAATATATATGGTACTTTTGCAGAAATTGGTGCGGGACAAGAGACGGTTCGTCATTTCTTTAGAGCGGGAGCTGCTTCTCAAACGATTGCAAAAGCAATGTCTGCTTATGATAAGGATTACAGTGATGCTATTTATGGTAAAGAAGATAAAAATAGATATGTAACCCAAAATAGACTGAAAAAAATGCTTCGTCATGAAGTAGGTCTTATCCAAGAGCGTTTAGATAAAGAAGAAAATGCACATCGTAAATTTTTCTCTTTTGCAAATACAGTAACTACCATTAATTATCAAAAAACCTTTTTAGGTCACGGTTGGGTAGGAATTATGTTTCAGGCGCAACCTGGTCAAGAGTACAGCGAAATTGTATTGCATGTAAAATTTAAAGAAAATGATGCTACACTTCAGCAAGAAACGCTAGGAAATCTTGGGGTAAACTTGGTTTATGGAGCATTTCATCTATATGACAATCCTAGAAGATTAATCAAAAGTTTGTATGATGATATTTCGGTGGATAAAATTGAAATAGACATGATTGATTTTCAGGGACCTGCTTTTCCTTATGTGGATAATCGATTGATGAGTCTTCAGTTGATTAAAAATTCTATGACAGAAGCGGTTATCTTCAATTCTGAGGGGAAAAACATGCTTCCAGCGGATTTATTGTATAGAAAAGATGTTTTTGCAGTAAGAGGAAGTTTCAGGCCAGTAACTTTGGTGAATGTAGATATGTTCGAAAACGGTCTAAAAATGTTCCTCAATGAAACAGAAGGAAAACCAGAAGATACCGTTATTCTTTTCGAAATTACAGTTTCTAATCTCAAAGCTTCCGGAAATTTAGACGAAAGAGATTTCTTAGATAGAGTAGATGTTTTGGCGAAATTGGGTTATACCGTGATGATTTCTAATTTCTCAGAATATTATAGATTAGTAGATTATTTCACTTCTTATAATGTAAGGTATACCGGAATTGCGATGGGAGTTAATAATTTATTGATGGTTTTTGATGAAGATTATTACAAACATCTTTCTGGTGGAATCTTAGAAGCATTTGGTAAGTTCTTCAAAAAAGATATGAGAGTATATCTGTATCCTTATAAAGATCCTAAAACACACGAATTGCTCACATCAGAAAACTTAAAAGTGAATGACAATCTTAAAGAATTGTATAAATATTTTAAACATAACAGAAGAATTGTAGATATTAAGGATTATAATCCAGAGCATTCTGAAATTTATTCTAGAGAAATTTTGCAGAAAATTTCGAATAGTGAATTAGGCTGGGAAGAGCAATTACCAGATGGAGTGGCGGCAATGATTAAAGAAAGAGGAATGTTCGGTTACAAAGAAGATATTACATTCGAAGAATATTAAAAATTTAAAAATTATGGAAATTAAAAAAAGACTTTCATCTATTATTGAAAGCCCAAGTCACAATACCACCGAAAAGTTAGAAAAAATCTGTCATCTTCTAGACCAAGAGTTTGATTATTTTAACTGGACGGGTTTTTATTTTAAAAATGGCGATAAGGAAGAATTGGTTTTAGGACCTTATGTTGGTGCAGTTACAGATCATACTGTAATTCCTTTTGGTAAAGGGATTTGTGGACAAGTTGCGGTTTCAAACGAAACTTTTGTAGTGCCAGATGTTTGGGAACAAGATAATTATTTGGCTTGTTCGCTAGAAACCAAAGCAGAAATTGTAGTTCCTATCATTAAAGATGGTGTAAATATTGGCCAAATAGATATAGATTCTCACAAAAAAGACCCTTTTACAGATGAGGATAGAGAATTGCTAGAATGGTTGTGTGCTGAATTGGCAAAGATTTTATAAAATTCTATCAATAGAAAATTATTCA is part of the Cloacibacterium normanense genome and encodes:
- a CDS encoding GAF domain-containing protein; the encoded protein is MEIKKRLSSIIESPSHNTTEKLEKICHLLDQEFDYFNWTGFYFKNGDKEELVLGPYVGAVTDHTVIPFGKGICGQVAVSNETFVVPDVWEQDNYLACSLETKAEIVVPIIKDGVNIGQIDIDSHKKDPFTDEDRELLEWLCAELAKIL
- a CDS encoding MBL fold metallo-hydrolase gives rise to the protein MKLKFLGTGTSQGIPVIGSTHPVCLSTNPKDKRLRSSVMITDDDGKKILIDCGPDFRQQMLTNQESNLDALLITHEHNDHVIGLDDLRPIIFQKRKDISIYCLPRVGKEIQNRFPYAFTEDKYPGAPSFEITEIGNKPFIIENTEITPIQVIHYKLPILGYKFKNLAYITDASFISEEEQEKLKNLDVLIINCLRKDEPHVAHYILPEILELVEKLQPKTTYLTHISNRFGFHDEIEAMTPENVHPAYDGLEIAF
- a CDS encoding YceI family protein, translated to MKNLAKTINRVFILLSLLAVAVFYAQSVTGKSFKVAVNGTSPMHDWTMTSTSAVFTGTVNGNAITNVKFVMASKNLKSEKGKMMDNKAYKALKADANPNITFTAASLPVGKSNVAGKLTIAGVTKNVNITVNVEKNGNSYKITGSESLKMSEYGMETPGFLGVTTGDAVTVNVNIVAN
- a CDS encoding nicotinate-nucleotide adenylyltransferase, which translates into the protein MSVIKQYLTPKQKALAINLDPNIYGTFAEIGAGQETVRHFFRAGAASQTIAKAMSAYDKDYSDAIYGKEDKNRYVTQNRLKKMLRHEVGLIQERLDKEENAHRKFFSFANTVTTINYQKTFLGHGWVGIMFQAQPGQEYSEIVLHVKFKENDATLQQETLGNLGVNLVYGAFHLYDNPRRLIKSLYDDISVDKIEIDMIDFQGPAFPYVDNRLMSLQLIKNSMTEAVIFNSEGKNMLPADLLYRKDVFAVRGSFRPVTLVNVDMFENGLKMFLNETEGKPEDTVILFEITVSNLKASGNLDERDFLDRVDVLAKLGYTVMISNFSEYYRLVDYFTSYNVRYTGIAMGVNNLLMVFDEDYYKHLSGGILEAFGKFFKKDMRVYLYPYKDPKTHELLTSENLKVNDNLKELYKYFKHNRRIVDIKDYNPEHSEIYSREILQKISNSELGWEEQLPDGVAAMIKERGMFGYKEDITFEEY